In a single window of the Thunnus albacares chromosome 1, fThuAlb1.1, whole genome shotgun sequence genome:
- the ctxn2 gene encoding cortexin-2, producing the protein MCSVHYNHSLAAMSGNDMMAHSLTLEQKTAFAFVGMLLVFLGLLIVRCFRILLDPYSSMPSSNWADGIEGLEKGTFEYALT; encoded by the coding sequence ATGTGTAGCGTCCACTACAACCACTCCCTTGCTGCCATGAGCGGAAACGACATGATGGCGCACTCTTTGACCCTGGAGCAGAAGACAGCATTTGCCTTCGTGGGGATGTTACTGGTGTTCCTGGGACTGCTGATAGTTCGGTGTTTCAGGATCCTGCTGGATCCCTACAGCAGCATGCCTTCTTCCAACTGGGCTGATGGCATCGAGGGGCTGGAGAAAGGGACGTTTGAGTACGCCCTTACTTAA
- the slc12a1 gene encoding solute carrier family 12 member 1 has product MERISSNGGEYVNSAYDATLDGPPLYEVTSLSNGENRAVRFSVVSAFGHDTLDRVPNIDFYRNAGSVSGQRAVRPSLQELHDIFQKNGAISVPDTVDDSVDGSDGTPSDDVESAKPIENNSGAVKFGWIRGVLVRCMLNIWGVMLFIRLSWVFGQAGWGLGIVVIALSCVVTTITGLSMSAICTNGVVRGGGAYYLISRSLGPEFGGSIGLIFAFANAVAVAMYVVGFAETVVDLLKEHDALMVDEINDIRIVGCITVVLLLAISVAGMEWEAKAQIVLLIILLVAIVNVFVGTFIPATETKKSQGFFNYNAKIFSENFAPAFRDGESFFSVFSIFFPAATGILAGANISGDLRDPQAAIPKGTLLAILITGITYLAVALCVSATVVRDATGNITDIITGNNHHCNGSAVAACELGYDFSSCEVDDCKFGLMNNFQVMTMVSGFGPLIIAGTFSATLSSALASLVSAPKVFQALCKDNIYKALHFFAKGYGKNNEPIRGYVLTFIISVGFILIGNLNVIAPIISNFFLASYALINFSCFHASYAKSPGWRPAYKFYNMWLSLLGAVLCCGVMFVINWWAALLTYAIEILLYIYVTVKKPDVNWGSSTQAVTFVSAVSNALSLSGVEDHVKNFRPQILALTGSARTRPALLDLAHGFSKNYGLCLSCEVFVGPRSEALEEMNSGMEKNQLWLRKTKRKAFYAAVACESFREGTESLLQASGLGRMKPNTLMIGFKRNWRTAGTEALLSYVGVLHDAFDFEYGTVILRMDQGLDVSHIIEAEEEMLRAVKEQQSLETDLNGRKASRGLFRKTRKSSTQVLTTRVSVCGPLPPQVAKMNERLIEASSQFKKKQPKGTIDVWWLFDDGGLTLLLPYILTTRKKWKDSKLRIFIAGQPERSELDKQEMMSLLEKFRIKYSEIIVLDDIHVKPSSDSLKKLEDMIEPFRLHEGSKDTAQAEALRKEHPWKITDEELETFEEKTNLQVRLNELLQENSKSANLVIVSMPIARKSVSDHLYMAWLDTLTKDLPPTLLIRGNHKSVLTFYS; this is encoded by the exons ATGGAGAGGATCAGTTCTAACGGAGGGGAGTATGTTAACTCCGCTTATGATGCGACACTGGATGGGCCTCCTCTCTATGAAGTGACGAGCCTCTCTAACGGGGAGAACCGGGCTGTCCGGTTTTCGGTGGTCAGTGCTTTTGGTCATGACACTTTGGACAGAGTGCCCAACATTGACTTCTATCGTAATGCGGGCAGTGTGAGTGGTCAACGGGCTGTGCGACCTTCCCTCCAGGAGCTCCACGATATCTTTCAGAAG AATGGAGCAATCTCTGTGCCAGACACTGTGGATGACAGTGTCGATGGGAGTGACGGGACCCCCTCTGATGATGTGGAGTCTGCTAAGCCCATTGAGAACAACAGTGGAGCAGTAAAGTTTGGCTGGATAAGGGGTGTCTTG GTGAGATGCATGCTGAACATCTGGGGTGTGATGCTGTTCATCCGTCTGTCCTGGGTGTTTGGACAGGCAGGCTGGg GTCTGGGAATTGTGGTCATCGCTCTGAGCTGTGTGGTGACCACCATTACTGGCCTTTCCATGTCCGCCATTTGCACTAATGGTGTGGTCAGAGGAG gaGGAGCCTACTATTTGATATCTCGCAGTTTGGGACCAGAGTTTGGAGGGTCGATTGGTCTGATTTTTGCCTTTGCCAATGCAGTGGCTGTAGCCATGTATGTGGTGGGATTCGCTGAGACAGTGGTTGACTTGCTCAAG GAGCATGATGCCCTTATGGTGGATGAAATAAATGACATCAGAATCGTCGGATGCATTACGGTGGTGTTGCTGTTGGCCATATCAGTTGCTGGAATGGAATGGGAGGCCAAG GCACAGATTGTTCTACTCATTATTTTGCTGGTGGCCATAGTGAACGTATTTGTGGGAACATTCATTCCTGCAACTGAGACTAAGAAATCCCAAGGCTTCTTCAATTATAACG CAAAAATATTCTCAGAAAATTTTGCTCCAGCGTTTCGAGATGGTGAGAgttttttctcagtgttttccATCTTTTTCCCTGCTGCAACGGGAATCCTGGCTGGAGCCAACATCTCTGGCGACTTGCGG GATCCCCAAGCAGCCATACCTAAAGGTACCCTGCTGGCAATCTTAATCACTGGTATCACCTACCTGGCTGTTGCCCTTTGTGTCT CTGCCACTGTTGTCCGAGATGCCACAGGAAACATAACTGACATCATTACCGGCAATAATCATCACTGCAATGGTTCAGCAGTAGCTGCTTGTGAGCTCGGCTATGATTTCTCCTCCTGTGAAGTAGATGACTGTAAATTTGGCTTGATGAACAACTTCCAG GTGATGACCATGGTATCTGGATTTGGTCCCCTCATCATTGCTGGAACGTTCTCAGCCACCCTTTCATCAGCCTTGGCTTCCCTTGTCAGTGCTCCCAAAGTCTTCCAG GCACTGTGTAAAGACAACATCTACAAGGCCCTGCACTTCTTTGCTAAGGGATATGGCAAGAACAATGAGCCAATTCGTGGCTACGTCCTCACTTTCATTATTTCTGTGGGCTTCATTCTCATTG GTAATCTCAATGTCATTGCTCCTATCATCTCAAACTTCTTCTTGGCATCTTATGCTCTCATAAATTTCTCCTGTTTCCATGCATCCTACGCCAAGTCTCCAG GTTGGAGACCAGCATATAAATTCTACAACATGTGGTTATCCCTGTTGGGTGCGGTGCTCTGCTGTGGTGttatgtttgttatcaactggtGGGCTGCTCTCCTCACATATGCCATTGAAATCCTCCTCTACATTTATGTGACAGTCAAGAAGCCAG ATGTGAACTGGGGTTCATCCACGCAGGCAGTGACATTTGTGAGTGCAGTCAGCAATGCTCTGTCACTATCTGGAGTAGAAGATCATGTCAAGAACTTCAG GCCTCAGATCTTAGCATTGACAGGTTCAGCACGGACCAGACCGGCTCTCCTAGACCTGGCTCATGGCTTTTCAAAGAACTATGGACTCTGTCTCTCCTGTGAAGTGTTTGTG GGCCCGAGATCAGAGGCCCTTGAAGAGATGAATTCTGGCATGGAGAAGAACCAGCTGTGGCTGAGGAAAACCAAACGCAAGGCATTCTACGCTGCTGTGGCCTGCGAAAGCTTCAGGGAAGGGACTGAGAGCCTGCTGCAG GCTTCTGGTCTTGGTCGTATGAAGCCTAACACACTGATGATAGGCTTCAAGAGGAACTGGAGGACTGCAGGCACAGAGGCGTTGCTGAGTTATGTGGGAGTGCTGCA TGATGCATTTGACTTTGAGTATGGAACAGTGATATTGAGGATGGACCAGGGACTTGATGTGTCACATATTATCGAGGCAGAAG AGGAGATGCTAAGGGCAGTGAAGGAGCAACAATCACTGGAGACTGACCTAAATGGAAGGAAAGCTTCCAGAGGACTGTTCAGGAAGACCAGAAAGTCCTCGACACAAGTGCTCACCACCAGAG tgtcaGTGTGCGGCCCTCTGCCCCCGCAGGTTGCCAAGATGAATGAGAGGCTGATCGAGGCCAGTTCTCAGTTCAAGAAGAAACAGCCTAAAGGCACCATTGATGTGTGGTGGCTGTTTGACGATGGAG GTCTTACCCTGCTGCTCCCCTACATCCTAACCACCAGGAAGAAGTGGAAAGACAGTAAATTAAGGATCTTCATTGCAGGGCAGCCTGAACGCAGTGAGCTGGATAAACAGGA GATGATGTCACTGTTGGAGAAATTCAGAATTAAGTACAGTGAGATCATTGTCCTTGATGACATCCATGTCAAACCCAGCTCTGACAG CTTGAAGAAGTTAGAGGACATGATTGAGCCTTTCCGTCTGCATGAGGGGTCTAAAGACACTGCCCAGGCTGAAGCCCTGCGGAAAGAGCATCCCTGGAAAATCACTGACGAAGAGCTGGAGACATTTGAGGAGAAG ACCAACCTCCAGGTACGACTGAATGAGTTGCTTCAGGAAAACTCCAAATCAGCCAATCTGGTCATTGT GAGCATGCCAATTGCCCGTAAGTCTGTCTCTGATCACCTCTACATGGCCTGGCTGGACACTCTCACAAAGGACCTTCCACCCACCCTGCTAATTAGAGGAAACCACAAGAGTGTGCTTACTTTCTACTCCTGA
- the dut gene encoding deoxyuridine 5'-triphosphate nucleotidohydrolase, mitochondrial isoform X1, producing the protein MTHTRTLLRLKNLKQQCFSSFDAAPRFVGREFHIRMRTHNKEVTDASAISPSKRARTETKPEERPVLKFAKLSEHATTPSRGSAKAAGYDLYSAYDYSIGPMDKAIVKTDIQIAVPHGCYGRVAPRSGLAAKHFIDVGAGVVDEDYRGNVGVVLFNFSKDTFEVKKGDRVAQLVCERICYPELEEQKTLDDTERGDGGFGSTGRN; encoded by the exons AtgacacacacacgaacactgCTCAGGCTAAAGAATCTCAAGCAACAGTGCTTTTCGTCATTTGATGCTGCCCCACGTTTCGTAGGAAGGGAATTTCACATTCGGATGCGCACTCACAACAAAG AAGTTACAGATGCATCTGCAATTTCTCCATCTAAGAGGGCAAGAACAGAAACAAAGCCTGAAGAGAGACCTGTCCTCAAATTCGCTAAACTTTCTGAGCACGCCACAACACCTTCCAGAGGATCAGCAAAAGCTGCAGGATATGACCTCTACAG TGCATATGATTATTCCATCGGTCCTATGGATAAGGCCATTGTGAAGACAGACATCCAGATAGCAGTTCCACATGGCTGTTATGGGAGAGTGG CACCGAGATCTGGACTGGCGGCAAAACACTTCATCGATGTTGGTG CTGGAGTTGTAGATGAGGACTACAGAGGCAATGTTGGAGTTGTTCTCTTTAACTTCAGCAAGGACACATTTGAAG TGAAAAAGGGTGACAGAGTTGCTCAGCTGGTGTGTGAGAGAATCTGCTACCCAGAGTTGGAGGAGCAAAAG